From Deltaproteobacteria bacterium, the proteins below share one genomic window:
- a CDS encoding sensor histidine kinase KdpD, whose translation MQPPSDRPDPDLLLARVKADEDRRNRAVLKVFLGYAPGVGKTYSMLLAAKRLASQGVDVVVGCVETHGRAETAALMDGLSVLPRREVIHRGASLFEFDLDTALARRPQVLLLDELAHTNAPQSRHPKRWQDVLELLDAGIEVHTTVNIQHLESLNDVVAQITGVKVRETLPDHVLDRADAIEIIDLTPDELLVRLKEGKVYLPETAQRAAENFFKRGNLLALRELALRRAAERLDTDVREYRTQHGVTATWPTAERILVCVGASPSSERVIRGARRMAAGLRAPFTAIYADAPDAYPLREPDRRRLESHLLLAESLGADTARVSGNRVGDEILRYARLHNVTRIVIGKPLRRRLREVFKGSLVDELVRESGEIEVHFISGGPCEGVPENSPAPAKPALRPAPYAAASALVALAAVLSVIGRNFLALPDLVMLHLSAIMGAAFIFGRGPSLLAAALSVAAYDFFSVPPYHTFNVEHARHILTFAMMFAVGLSISGLTSRIRRQEHEAKKREERTAALYALSRDLVAVRDEDEAARITARHAAEVFGGRAAMLLAVSSGAFYVAAKSPDDFAISDEELAVVRWAAEQARSAGRGTDTFPGAKLTAIPLVFGSITPGVLAMWEIAPETLTVDRRAFLEAFVSQAALALSRARLSEEAKSAALKARTEEMRSSLLSAASHDLRTPLAAITGLSTLLRDEGGRLCESRKSEMLNSICTEAERMERLVGNLLDMVKLESGGMKPKNEWTPLEEIVGSALSRMEKRLGGRAITVNLAPDFPLVNVDPVLFEQVFVNILDNAAKYTPPESPIEISAAHGEGFFTVSMADSGPGLGEEQEERVFEKFLRGSHPGVGGVGLGLAICRGIVAAHQGVITARNRPEGGSVLTVRLPLSEPPPTKLPDGLEGGQE comes from the coding sequence CTCCTTGCCCGTGTGAAAGCCGATGAGGATCGCCGGAACCGGGCGGTTTTGAAGGTCTTTCTGGGTTACGCTCCGGGCGTGGGAAAAACCTACTCCATGCTGCTTGCCGCCAAAAGGCTTGCGTCACAAGGCGTTGACGTTGTTGTGGGCTGCGTGGAAACCCACGGCAGAGCCGAGACTGCGGCCCTGATGGATGGGCTTTCCGTTCTGCCCCGGCGCGAGGTGATCCACAGGGGAGCCTCTCTTTTCGAGTTCGATCTCGATACCGCCCTGGCCCGAAGGCCCCAGGTGCTTTTACTGGATGAGCTTGCGCACACCAACGCCCCACAGAGCAGGCATCCCAAAAGGTGGCAGGACGTGCTTGAGCTTCTGGACGCCGGAATCGAGGTCCACACCACCGTCAACATTCAGCATCTTGAAAGCCTAAACGACGTTGTGGCCCAGATAACGGGAGTAAAGGTGCGGGAGACCTTGCCGGACCACGTTCTGGACAGGGCGGACGCAATCGAGATTATTGACCTTACGCCGGATGAGCTTCTTGTGCGCCTTAAAGAGGGCAAGGTTTATCTGCCGGAAACGGCCCAAAGGGCGGCTGAGAATTTTTTCAAGCGCGGAAATCTTCTGGCCTTGCGGGAACTGGCCCTTAGAAGGGCAGCAGAGAGGCTTGATACCGACGTCCGGGAGTACAGGACTCAGCACGGTGTAACGGCAACGTGGCCAACCGCCGAGCGCATCCTTGTGTGCGTGGGCGCGAGCCCTTCTTCAGAGCGTGTGATCCGAGGCGCAAGGCGCATGGCAGCCGGGCTTCGCGCCCCCTTTACCGCCATTTACGCCGACGCCCCGGATGCCTACCCCTTAAGGGAGCCCGACCGGAGACGCCTTGAATCCCACCTTCTGCTGGCCGAATCCCTTGGAGCCGACACTGCAAGGGTCTCCGGCAACCGGGTGGGGGATGAAATCCTGCGTTATGCCCGCCTGCACAACGTAACCCGCATAGTTATAGGAAAGCCATTAAGAAGGCGGCTTCGGGAGGTTTTCAAGGGCTCTTTGGTGGATGAACTGGTCAGGGAAAGCGGGGAAATCGAGGTTCATTTCATATCAGGCGGGCCTTGTGAAGGAGTGCCGGAAAATTCGCCAGCCCCTGCAAAACCCGCCTTGCGTCCTGCTCCCTACGCCGCAGCGTCCGCCCTGGTGGCTCTGGCTGCCGTGCTGTCCGTTATCGGCAGAAATTTTCTGGCCCTGCCTGACCTTGTGATGCTGCATCTTTCCGCCATAATGGGCGCAGCCTTCATATTCGGGCGCGGCCCCTCGCTTCTTGCCGCCGCCCTTTCCGTGGCGGCCTACGATTTTTTCTCGGTGCCGCCCTATCACACCTTCAACGTGGAACACGCCCGCCACATATTGACCTTCGCCATGATGTTCGCGGTCGGGCTTTCAATAAGCGGGCTTACCTCCCGCATACGCCGCCAGGAGCACGAGGCCAAAAAGCGCGAGGAAAGAACCGCCGCACTCTATGCCCTGTCAAGGGACCTCGTTGCCGTAAGGGACGAGGACGAGGCGGCCAGGATCACCGCCCGGCACGCGGCGGAGGTTTTCGGGGGCCGGGCCGCCATGCTACTTGCCGTATCTTCGGGGGCCTTTTACGTGGCGGCGAAAAGCCCCGATGATTTCGCCATCTCGGATGAGGAACTGGCCGTGGTGCGCTGGGCCGCAGAACAGGCAAGGAGCGCCGGGCGGGGCACGGACACCTTTCCGGGGGCGAAGCTCACCGCAATCCCCCTGGTTTTCGGTTCGATAACGCCGGGAGTCCTGGCCATGTGGGAAATCGCGCCGGAAACCCTTACCGTGGATCGCAGGGCCTTTCTGGAAGCCTTCGTGAGTCAGGCGGCCCTTGCCCTTTCCCGCGCCCGGCTTTCCGAGGAGGCAAAGTCGGCGGCCTTGAAGGCCAGGACCGAGGAGATGCGAAGCTCGCTTCTAAGTGCGGCCTCCCATGATTTAAGAACCCCCCTTGCCGCCATAACGGGCCTTTCCACGCTTCTGAGGGACGAGGGCGGCAGGCTATGCGAGTCACGCAAGTCGGAGATGCTCAACTCCATCTGCACCGAGGCTGAACGCATGGAGCGGCTTGTGGGAAATCTTCTGGATATGGTAAAACTGGAATCAGGCGGGATGAAGCCAAAAAACGAGTGGACGCCCCTGGAGGAAATCGTGGGCTCGGCCCTTTCGCGCATGGAAAAGCGCCTTGGCGGGAGAGCCATTACAGTGAACCTTGCCCCGGATTTTCCACTTGTGAACGTTGACCCGGTGCTTTTCGAGCAGGTTTTCGTAAATATTCTGGACAACGCCGCCAAATACACCCCGCCGGAAAGCCCCATTGAAATTTCCGCCGCGCATGGCGAGGGCTTTTTCACGGTTTCCATGGCGGATTCGGGGCCGGGGCTGGGTGAGGAGCAGGAGGAGCGCGTGTTCGAGAAATTTCTGCGGGGCTCCCATCCCGGAGTGGGCGGGGTGGGTCTTGGGCTTGCAATATGCCGTGGCATAGTGGCCGCCCATCAGGGGGTGATTACGGCCCGAAACAGGCCGGAGGGCGGCTCGGTGTTAACCGTGCGCCTGCCCCTTTCCGAGCCTCCGCCCACCAAGCTGCCCGACGGACTGGAAGGCGGCCAGGAATGA